The region TCGCCTCCTTCCACAGCCGTCTGGGCTACGCGCGGGCCTGGCCGTCCGCCGTCCCCGGAAGCTGCTCCACCAAGCGGGACTTCCTCGGCGAGCTGATCGACGCGGCCAACGCCCAGGGGCTGAAGGTCATGCTCTATATGACCGACGATCCGCAGTGGCATGCCGAGGGCGGCCATGAATGGCTCGACTCGGCGGCCTACTCGGCCTACAAGGGCCATGACGTCGACCTGACCACGCGCGACGGCTTCGGCGAGTACTCCTACGACAACTTCGTGGAAGTGATGCGGAAGTACCCGAAGTTGTCCGGGTTCTGGATCGACAACGACAACGACTACTGGATCGACCACGGGCTCTACGAGAAGATCCGTGCCGACCGTCCCGGCTGGCTGCTGAGCAACAACAACGAAGACACGCCGATCATGGACACGGTCAGCAATGAGCAGAAGACCGGGATGACCCCGGCCTACGACTATCCCCAGGCCATCTGGACCCCGCAGCCCCGGCTCACCGAAGCCTGCTTCAAGCTGCCCAGCAGCGGAGCCTGGTGGTACAGCGGCACCGACTCGGCGGTGGACCACGGACTCACCCTCGGCCGGCTGATCAGCAACTCCGGATCGTCCGTCAAATCGCTGATGGCCGAAACCGCCCAGGTGAACGGGCGCTTCCCCAGCAAGCAGGAAGCCTTCAACGACTACGCCAAGAGCTATCTCGACAAGATCTGGGGGTCGCTGGGCGGCACCGAGGGCGGTGGCTACTCCTACGGCGGACTGCGGCCCGGCGCCTGGAACGACGGCGCCCACGGGGTGACCACGGTGAGCAAGACCGACCCCGACCGTCACTTCGTCCACGTCCTCACCAGGCCCTCGGGCTCCACGCTGACCGTGCGGGACAACGGCTACAAGGCGACCGCTGTCACCGACTTCCGCACCGGCAAGAAGCTGAACTTCCGCCAGAGCGACGGCAGGATCACCATCTCCGGCATCACCGGCTGGGATCCGTACGACACCGTCCTCGCGGTCCGCACCGACGGCCGCCAGGGTGTCGTTCCGGCCAGTTCGATCACCGCGAGCGCCAGCGTCTCCGCGAGCGGCCACCCCGCCTCCGCCGTGCTCGACGGCGATCCGGAGACCTACTGGGACAACAGCACCACCCTGCCCGCCTCGGTCACCTTCGATCTGCGGTCCGCCAAGAGCCTGCGCTATCTGGCGGTGAACCAGCGGGAGTGGTCGGTCTCCTACGCCCGCTCCGACACCGAGCAGTCCGCCCGCATCCGCGACTACCAGGTGCAGGTCTCCAGCGACGGGCGCGACTGGGGCAGCCCGGTGGCGAGCGGAACGCTGCCCAGCGCCCGCGGGGTGGCATTCATCGACCTCCCCGCCACCACCAAGCGCTATGTCCGGCTCACGGTGAACAGCACCTGGGCGGCGGCCACCGACACCAAGCACTACCGCAAGCTGCTGCTCGACGAGGTGCGCATCGGAACCGCCTACCCGAGCAGCGGCTCATGACCCCGTGCCCGACGACGAGGCCATCGACCATCGCGGACGACAGCACCACCCCCGACGGCGGGGCGCTGCGGATCCGGACCGCCGACCAACGGTCCGACTGACGGTCCGTCCCGTCCCGTTGACCAATCCCCACCCAGATGGAAAGCAGGTCGAAGCCATGAACGACACCACACCGCACACGGCTCCCGACGCGACGGACCGGACCCGTACGGACGCCGCGGAAACCGCCTGGCAGACGCCCGACTACGTGGTCGTGGAGACCGCGCTGGAGGTCACCGCCTACTCGCTGAACGCCCGCTGAGCTCCCCGCCATGCGTGTGCGCGTGCTCGGCACCGCGGCGGGTGGCGGCGTACCCCAGTGGAACTGCGCGTGCCCCGGATGCTCCGGGGCACGCGCCCACCCGGGGTGGCGCCGCCGCCATGCCTCGCTCGCCGTCCAGGCCGCCGAAGGCCGCTGGTATCTGGTCAACGCCACCCCCGACCTCGGCGAACAGGTCGAGGACTGCCCCGAGTTGCACCCCGGGCCCGAACCGCGCCGGACCCCGCTGGCCGGGGTGATCCTCACCGACGCCGAACTCGACCACACCCTCGGTATCGCCCGGCTGCGCGAGGCGGACGGCATCGAGATCGTGGCCACCGCACCGGTGCGCAACGCCCTGCTGACCGGACTCCACCTGGGCGAGGTCCTCACCCCGTACGCCCGGCTGGACTGGCGCCCCCTCGGTCCCGAGGACCGGCCGCTCGCCGAGGATTCGCCGCCGGCCGTCGGCGCCGTCCCCGTCTCCGCCAAACGCCCCCGCTACGCGGCCGGACTCGACGCCCCGGACGACGGCGCCCCGGACGACGACGCCTGGGTGGTCGCCCTGCGGCTGACCGACCGCACCACCGGCCGCTCCCTCCTCTACGCCCCCGCGCTCGCCGCCTGGCCCGACGCCTTCCAGCGCGCCGCCGAGAGCGCCGACCACGTCATCGTCGACGGCACGTTCTGGTCCGACGACGAGCCCCTCACCAGCGGCTTCGGCTCGCGTACCGCAACCGCCATGGGGCATCTGCCGATCGACGGACCGGACGGCACGGCGCGGCGGCTCGCCGCACTCCGAGCGCGCACCCTCTACACCCACCTCAACAACACCAACCCCCTCAACGACCCGGCCGCGCCCCAGCACACGGTGCTGCGCGAGCTGGGCGTCGAGGTGGCCGCCGACGGGATGGTGATCGACCTGTGAGCACCCCACGGACACGTCTTGAGGAGCGGCTGCGCGCGGTCGCGCAGGAGCGCTACCACGACCGCCACCCCTTCAACGTACGGATGCACGCGGGCGAGCTCACCCCCGCCGAACTGCGCCGCTGGATTCTCAACCGCTTCCACTACCAGCGCCACATCCCCATCAAGGACGCGCTGATCACCGCCAAACTCGACACCGCACGGCTGCGCCGGATGTGGCTGCGGCGCATCCAGGACCACGACGGCGCCGCCGACGGCGAGGGCGGCATCGAGCGATGGCTGCGGCTCGGCGAGGCCGCCGGCCTGGACCGGGACCGGCTGCTGTCCGGCGCCGAGGTGGTGCCCGGAGTGCGGCTCGCGGTCGACGGCTACGTCAACTTCTGCCGGTTGCGCGGCCCGCTGGAAGCCGTCGCCGCCTCGCTCACCGAGCTGTCCGCGCCCGGCATCATGCTCACCCGTATCGACGCCTTCGAGCGGTACTACCCCTGGATCGAGCGCGCGGGCCTGGCCTACTTCCGCAATCGGGTCGACCAGGGGCGCCGGGACAGCACCGAGGCGCTCGACCTGGTCCTGACCTGGGCGCGGACCCCCGAGGACGAGGACCGCGCGGTGGCGGCGCTCGCGTTCAAATGCGATGTGCTGTGGTCGTTGCTGGACGCGGTCGAGCACGCCGACACCAAGGACGGCCCCGGGGAGGGGGCATGACCGCCGCCGACACCCCGCCCGCCCCGGAGACCCCGCCCGCACCGCCCGAAGCGGCCGGATGGCGGCCCGCGCTGGCCCCCGCCGTGAGCCTGCGCCATGACCGGGTGCGTGACGCCGAGCTGCTGGTGCTGCCCGAGCGGGTGGTGGTGCTGCGGGGCAGCGCCGCACGCATCCTGCGGCTGTGCGACGGCGACCGCGACCTCGACGCCATCGTGGCGGAGCTCACGAGCCGCTTCCCCGGCGCGCCCGTGGCCGAGGACGTGCCCGCCTTCCTCGGCCGGATGCGTACGGAGGGCTGGGTCCGATGACCGCCGCGCCCCGCCCCTGGGCCCTGCTCGCCGAGCTCACCCACGGCTGCCCGCTGCACTGCCCCTACTGCTCCAACCCGCTGGAGCTGGTCCGCCGCTCGCGTGAGCTGTCCACCGCCGAGTGGACGGAGGTGATGCGCCAGGCCGGGGAGTTCGGCGTGGTGCACACCCATCTCTCCGGCGGGGAACCGCTGTTGCGCCCCGATCTGGCCGAGATCGTCATCGCCGCCGAGTCCGCCGGGATCTACACCCAGCTCGTCACCAGCGGTGTGGGCCTGGACGAGCCCCGGCTGGCCGCCCTGATCGCCGCCGGGCTGCGCAGCGTCCAGCTCTCCTTGCAGCACGCCGACCCGGCCGCCTCCGACCGGATCGCCGGATACCGCTCCTTCGCCGCCAAGGAACGGGCCGCCGCCCTGGTGCGCAAGGCCGGTCTGCCGCTCGGGATCAACGTCGTCCTGCACCGCGACAACCTCGACGCGCTCGACGCCATCATCCAGCGCGGTCTGGACTGGGGCGCCGACCGGATCGAGCTGGCCAACACCCAGTTCTACGGCTGGGCGCTGCGCAACCGCGACGCCCTGCTGCCCACCCGCGACCAGCTCGCCCGGGCACGGGAGACGGTGGAGCGCCGGCGGCAGCGGCTGGGCGGCACCGTCGACCTGGTGTGGGTCGTGCCCGACTACTTCGACGGCGTCGCCAAGCCCTGCATGGGCGGCTGGGGCGCGGTCTCGCTGACCGTCGCGCCCGACGGCACCGCGCTGCCCTGCCCCGCCGCCGCGAGCCTGCCGGACCTGGACCCGCCCCATGTGCGCGACCACACCCTGGAGTGGATCTGGGACCACTCCACCGCCTTCAACCGCTACCGGGGCGAGGAGTGGATGCGGGAGCCGTGCCGCACCTGCTCCCGCCGCACCGAGGACTTCGGCGGCTGCCGCTGCCAGGCGTACGCCCTGACCGGCGACGCCGCCCGTACCGACCCGGCCTGTGCGCTCTCCCCGGACCACGGCGTGATCCGCACGCTGACGGACGCCGGGCACCCGGCCGGAGCACAGGCCCCGGCGCGGACCGGCGGCTATGCGTACCGCAAGCCCGGAGGAGGGTGAGACCGGGCGCGGTTTGGCGCATACGCCTCGGCTTCCGTAAAGTTTCGCCGTTGTCCAGGGGAACAGGCGAACCAGAAAGCGGCAGCGGCGATGACGGTGATAGACGAAGGCCGGGCCGAACAGGCGGCGGCCGAGGAGCCGGGCATCGACCCGGAGCGGCTGGCGACCTGTCTGAGCGTCCTCGCGGAACTCGACCGGCTGCCGGTCGACCACCCCGACGCGATCATGGTCCGCCGGGCCACCTCCGGCATCTACCGCAGCGTGAAGCAGCGCAGGCGCCAGGAGCGGCGGGCCGCGAAGACCGCGCATGACAAGACCGTGACCGAGGCCACCGCCACCGGCGCCGCCGACCGGATCGACGACGAGACGCTGGGCCGCGCGCTCAGCAGCTCCGTCTCCACCGAGATCGCGGGCATCCTGGCGCGCCCCCGCTCCTGCTATGTCTGCAAGACCCGGTTCGTCGAGGTCGACGCCTTCTACCACCAGCTCTGCCGCGACTGCGCCGCCGAGAACCGGGCCCGCCGCGACGCCCGCACCGACCTCACCGGGCGCCGAGCCCTGCTCACCGGCGGCCGGGCGAAGATCGGCATGTACATCGCGCTGCGGCTGCTGCGCGACGGCGCGCACACCACCGTCACCACCCGCTTCCCGGGCGACGCCATCCGCCGCTTCAAGGCCATGCCGGACAGCGGGGAGTGGTTGCACCGGCTCAAGGTCGTCGGCATCGACCTGCGCGACCCCGCCCAGGTCATCGCGCTGACCGACGAGGTCAGTGCCGCGGGCCCGCTGGACATACTGATCAACAACGCCGCCCAGACCGTCCGCCGCACACCCCAGGCGTACGCGGAGCTGATAGCGGGCGAGTCGGCGCCGCTCCCCGCCGGGGAGCTCCCCGAGTCCCTGGTCCTCGGCGCCTTCGGCAGCGGCGCCCAGGCGGCCCTCCCGGCGCCCCGCACGCCGCAGGACGGCGCCCTCACCCCGCAGGACCTCACCGCCCTCGCCCTCACCAGCGGCTCCGCCTCACCGGCCCGGATCGAGGCCGGGACCGCGATCGACGCGGGCGGGCTGGTCCCGGACCTGGACCCGACCAACACCTGGGTGCAGCGGGTCAACGAGGTGGATCCGGTCGAGATGCTCGAGGTCCAGCTCTGCAATGAGACGGCGCCGTTCATCCTGGTGAGCCGGCTGCGCCCGGCGATGGCCGCCTCGCCCGCCCGGCGCAAGTACGTGGTCAACGTCTCCGCGATGGAGGGCAAGTTCGGCCGGGGCTACAAGGGCGCGGGCCATCCGCACACCAACATGGCCAAGGCCGCGCTGAACATGCTGACCCGCACCAGCGCACGGGAGATGTTCGAGTCCGACGCCATCCTGATGACGAGCGTCGACACCGGATGGATCACCGACGAGCGCCCGCACCCGGAGAAGATGCGGCTGGCGGCCGAGGGCTTTCACGCCCCCCTCGACCTGGTGGACGGCGCGGCCCGGGTCTACGACCCGATCGTCCGGGGCGAGAGCGGCGAGGACCTCTTCGGCTGCTTCCTGAAGGACTACGCCCCGACGTCCTGGTAGGGCCGGGGCGCCGCGGGCGGCTGCGCGCCCCCCGCCGTGGCGGTTACGGGCGCGCCCGCGCCTTGCCCGGCGCGGTCCGCCGTGGCGTCAGGCGCTCGCCTTTCCGCCCGCCGCCGGGGTCCGGCGGGCGGGGGAGATGCCGAAGCGGCGGGCCAGGCGCCGCAGGCGGGCGCGGGCGGTGGCCCGGCCGCGCTCCCAGAAGCGGGCGGAGCGGCTCGCGCGCAGCTCCTCGAAGAGCTGGTCGTAGCGCCGGGCGAGCGGCGCGGGGTCATAGGCCCGGGAACTCTCCAGGGCGGCCGCGGCCATCGCCCGCCGGGCCGGGGCGTCGGCCATCAGGTCCATCAAGGCACTCGCCAGCGCCTGCTTGTCCCCGGTGGGGACGAGCCGTCCGGTGAGCCCGTCCTCAATGATCTCGGCGGGGCCGAGCGGGCAGTCGGTGCTCACCACCGGCACCCCGCAGCGCATGGCCTCCACGATCGTCATCCCGAACGACTCGGCGTCCGAGGCCACCGCGACCAGCGATGCCTTCGCGAACTCCTCCTCGATGGGGGAGTAGGACCCCATCAGCTCCGCGCTCCCGGACAGGCCCAGCCGCTCGATGCGCTCCGCGAGCCGTTCCTTCTCCGCGCCCCCGCCGTAGATCCGCAGTCGCCAGGCCGGGAACTTCGCCGTGACCTCCGCGAAGGCGTCGATCAGCAGGTCGAAGCGCTTGCCGCGGACCAGCCGCCCGGCCGCCGCGATCACCGGCGCGGTGCCCTCGGAGGGGGCGACGGCCGGTTCGGGGACACTGTTGGGTATCGCCAGGGTCCGCACCCCCGGCATCGGCATCTTCTTGCGGTAGACCGCGGCGTCCGCCTTCGTCGTGGTGACGACGGCGTCCAGCAGCCGGTAGTGCGGGGCCAGCTCCGCCCGCAGCTTCTTGCTGTGCGCCTCATACCGCAGATGCTCCTGGGCGATGCGCAGCGCGCGACGGGGGGCGAAGCGGGACAGGTAGACGTTCACCCCAGGCCGAGTGCCGATGATCACATCGGCGGGGCAGCCGCGCAGATACTCCGCGACCCGCGTGTCGACCAGGCGGTTGTACTGGTGGTGCCGCTTCTCCGCGGCCGGAAAGTCCCGGCTGGCCTCGAAGAACAGCGGATCCTTCGCGTCCGCGCTCTCCTGACGTACATCCACCAGGGGGACCAGCCGCACCCGGGGGTCGAGGGCGAAACGCGGCGTCTCGCGATGCCGCATCATCGAGACGATCTCCACCTCATGGCGGTCGGCGAGCGCCGTCGCGAGGTTCATCGTCGTCCGGATCGTTCCGCCGATCCCGTAGGCGTTGTGCAGCAGAAATGCGATCTTCATGCGGTATTTATCTCCGGCCGGTTGCATCTCTGGGGTAGGTTCCCCCCGGGACGTAGCGGACACCTTGTCCGGGCCCGGTAAGCCCGTCGCGTGAAGAAGGTGAGAGCGGGGTAAGAAGCCTCGCTCAGGACCCCTCCCGGGGCGGGCACCTCCGTGACCTTGGCAGACTCGGGGTGTGACCAACACCGTGCTGCTCGCCGAGGACGACCGTGCCATCCGCCAGGCGCTGGAACGCGCCCTGACCCTGGAGGGGTACCGCGTCACCGCCGTGCCCGACGGGATAGAGGCGCTGGCGGCCATCCACCGCGAGTGCCCGGACGTGGTCGTCCTGGATGTGATGATGCCGGGCGTGGACGGGCTGCAGGTGTGCCGGGTGCTGCGCGCCGAGGGGGACCGCACCCCCATCCTGATGCTCACCGCACGGGTCGAGACCGCCGACCGGATCGAGGGGCTGGACGCCGGGGCGGACGACTATGTGGTCAAGCCCTTCGAGGTCGAGGAGGTCTTCGCCCGGCTGCGCGCGCTGCTGCGCCGCGCCGCCCCCGCCGAACCGGCCGCGCCGGAGGACGCCGCCATCGACGGCGTGCTGGAGGTCGCGGATCTGCGCCTGGACTCCTCGGCGCGGCGGGTCTGGCGCGGCAGTACGGAGCTGGAGCTGACCCGCACCGAATTCGACCTGCTGGAGCTGCTGGCGCGCAACGCGGGCATCGTCCTGGACCATGCCACCATCTACGCCCGCATCTGGGGCTACGACTTCGGCCCCGGATCGAAGAACCTCGCCGTCTACATCGGCTATCTGCGCCGCAAGGTCGATCCGGAGGGGCGCACCCCGCTGATCCATACGGTGCGCGGGGTCGGCTACACCCTGCGGGAGGAGTAATGGTGCGATTCCCACCGCTCCGCCGTGGGCGGCCCAGTCTGCGGACCACCTTCGCGCTCTCGTTCGCGGCGGCGGCCTCCGTGGTCACCCTCCTGGTCGGCGGTCTCAGCTACGACGCGGCGGCCGGGCTGGTGCGGGTCGACCAGCAGTCGGCGTTCGACGGTGTGATCCGCGATCTGCGCGGCCAGGTCCGCGGCGAGAAGGTGATCCTGCGGCAGTACCCCTCCGAGTCCGCCGTGCCCGTCCCCTACGACCTGCGGGACGATCTGCGCCGGATCAGCCGGATGGACGTCCAGGTGATCAAAGGCAACGGCACGATCTACGACGCGGGGAAGCCCCCGCTGCCGGTGACCGGCGATGACCGGATCACCGCCGCCTCCCGCACACCGGGCACCGTCGTACGGCGCGAGATCGGCATCGGCGGAGAGCAGTACCGCATGGCCACGGTGGCCGTGGGCGACGGCACCGGCGCGGTCCAGGTGGCCCAGCAGATCAGCGACACCGAGGATCTGCTGCGCGAACTCCAGAAGCGCACCGCGCTGTTCGTGGTCGCCGTCATCCTGGCCGCCGGACTGGCCGGCTGGTGGCTGGCCGGGCGGATCACCCGGCGGCTGGTGCGGCTGACCCGGGTCGCCGAGAGCGTGGCCGCGACCGGCCGGATGCAGGTGGCGGTGCCGGTCGCCGGGGACGACGAGGTGGGCCGCCTCGGGCGGGCCTTCGACGGCATGCTCGGCCGGCTCGCGCGCTCCAAGGACGACCAGCGGCGGCTGGTCGAGGACGCCGGGCACGAACTGCGCACCCCGCTCACCTCGCTGCGCACCAATATCTCGCTGCTGCGCCGCTTCGAGGAGCTGCCGGAGCCCGCGCGCGAGGATCTGCTGGCCGATCTGTCGGGGGAGACCCGGGAGCTGACCGACCTCGTCAATGAGCTGGTGGAGCTGGCGGCCGGACAGCGGGACGACGAACCCCCTACGGAGGTCTCGCTGGCGGACGTGGCCACCACCGCCGCGAACCTCGCCCGGCGCCGGACCGGCCGGGAGATCAGCGTACGGGCCGAGGGCGACACCCGGCTGACGGGCCGCCCGGCCGGCTTGCAGCGCGCGATCTCCAATCTGGTGGAGAACGCCGCCAAGTTCGACCGGGACGGCACCGAGCCCGTCGAGGTGGTGATCACCGGCCGCCGGGTGGAGGTCCTGGACCGGGGCCCCGGCATCGCCGAGGAGGATCGCGAGCGCGTCTTCGACCGCTTCTACCGCGCGCCCGGCGCACGCAGCCTGCCCGGTTCGGGGCTGGGCCTTGCCATCGTGCGCGAGGTCGCCCTCGCACACGGCGGCACCGTCTTCGCCCGGCCGCGCCCGGGCGGGGGCGCGATTCTGGGCTTCACGGTCGGCGACGGCACCGAGGAGCGGTGACACCGGGCCGTGAGGCCCGGGCGCGACCATCTTGCCGCTGGGGCTTCCCGGCTGCCGCTAGCGCTTCCGGGCCACTCCCGCCCACATGTTGATGTCCGCGCTGCGGATGGTCTCCGGGCGGTCCCCGGGATCCGGGTTCCAGTGGTGGGGCTCCGACACACCCGGGTCGACCAGCTCCAGACCGTCGAAGAAGCCCCCGACCTCGCTCTGGGAGCGGGTGGTGAAGGAGATGCCGCTCTCCTTGTAGACCTGGATGACGTTCCGCCAGGTCTCCGCCGAGAAGTCATGCGTGGAGTGGGTCAGCATCAGATAGCTGCCCGGGGCCAGGGGCGCCATCAGCTCGCGGATGATCTCGTACGGCTTGTCCTCTTCCGAGATGAAGTGGAAGAGCGCGTTCACGGAGATCGCCACCGGCTGGTCCAGGTCCAGCGTCTCATGCAGCTCGGGGGCGCTCATGATCCGCTGGGGATCGCGCACATCCGCCTGCACATAGGACGTACGGCCCTCGGGGGTGCCGACGAGCAGCGCCTGGGCGTAGGCCAGCACGATGGGGTCGTAGTCGGTGTAGACCACCCGGGCCTCCGGGGCGACGCCCTGGGCCACCTGGTGGAGATTGGGCTCGGTGGGTATGCCGGTGCCTATGTCGAGGAACTGCCGGATCCCGGCCTCCCGGGCCAGCCAGCGGGTGGCGCGGTGGATGAAGCCCCGGTTGATGGTGGCATTGAGCCGGACGGTCGGATAGACCTCCAGCACCCGCCCGGCGGCCTCCGCGTCGACCTCGTAGTGGTCCTTGCCGTTGAGGTAGAAGTCGTACATCCGAGCCGGGTGCGGCTTGGTGGTGTCGATCTGGTCAGGGGCGAGCCCGTAGTCGGTCACGCGGCCCTCCGTTCCGGTGCGGTACCCGCCGAGGAGGTCAGGTTGGGGTCTGGACGCTTGAGCAGGAAGTCCGCGGCGCCGGCCTTGGCACCTTGGATGAACCGCTCGATTTCATGGTGGGTGTAGATCAGGGCAGGGCCGTCGGGATCGGTCGACTGACGCAGGGCGACCCGCCCGTCGTGCAGCCTCAGGGCCTCCACGCACGCACCGCCGTTGGGACCGCTCCACGGCTTGGCCCAGCCTTCGGTCCCCAGATGTTTGGCCGGCATGCCGTTGTACACATGTACCTGATCCACAGTCAGAGCTCCTTGCGAATCCCACGGAGAAAACTCTCCGTGCGCCGCGCCGGTGTGGCCTGGGTGCCCATGCGGTCCAGGGCCTCCAAATAGGCGACCACATCGGAACGTTGGTCGAGATAGCCGGCGCCGGTCAGGCCCTCGGCGTAGACGATGTCCGGCAGTTCCGGGATCTGGAACCGGAAGAGCTGGAAGGGTCCTCCCATGCCCGGGTGAGGGCCGGCGGAGAACGGCACCACCTGAAGGGTGATGTTGGGCTTCTGTGTCGCCTCGATCAGGTGGTCGATCTGGGCGCGCATCACCTGGGGACCCCCGATGGCCAGACGGAGCACCGTCTCGTCCATCACCACCCACAGATGCGGTCCGTCCGGGCGGCTGAGCAGCTCCTGGCGCTCCATCCGCAGCGCCACCCGGCGGTCCAGCTCCTGGGCGGAGCCGTGCGGGAAGCCGATGGAGAGCAGCGTGCGGGCATACTCCTCGGTCTGCAGGAGTCCGGGGATGAAATGCGGCTCGTAGGCGCGGATACGGCTCGCCACGCCTTCGAGGCTCACATAGAGACTGAACCAGTCCGGCAGCACATCGCGGAACCGGTGCCACCAGCCGGGTCTGTTGGCCTCCTCGGCGAGCGCGAGGAAGGAGTCGATCTCTTCCTGTTCGGCGCCATAGGTCTGCAGCAGCTTCTCGACGTAGGGGAGTTTCAGGCCGACCTCGGCCTTCTCCATCCTGCGCACCGTGGTCTGGTTGACGTGCAGCGCCCTGGCGGCCTGGTCGTAGCTGACGCCGGCTTTCTCGCGAAGGTCCCGCAGCCTCATGCCGAGGACCATCTGCCCGACGGTCGGGGCAGATCGCGCTTCACCCACGTCATACCTCCTGGGACGGTCTTGTCAGAATCAGTGTGCCACGTACGAGGTGAGGGCAACAGAGTGCGCTGGCTATTCTGCATTTTGCAGATCGCGCCTTGCCAACTGATGCTCGCAGCAACGATAGTGACGGGTGTGACCAGTCCAACGTGATTGCTGTGTCGCGCACTTGCGGCATTCACGTACGGCATTCACGCCCCCACAAGGTAGACGGACGGAAGGCACATGGCCGTGGCATTGCGTCAACGCTCGACGATGGCCCACCACCCGAACTCCGGGAGCGTTGACTCCGCCCTCCGTCAGGAGAGGTTCCAACTGCCTGCCAGAGGCGCCTCGGTCGCCGTCGCCCGGCACCGGGTGCGCTCACGGGTGCTGGAGTGGGGCTTCCAGGAGGATCTCTGCGAGTCCGCCGAGCTGGTGATGTCCGAGCTGTTCACCAACGCCCTGGTGCACACCGGAAGCGAGCAGATCCTCTGTGTGCTGCGCGCCCATGAGCGGCACATGCTCTATATCGAGGTCGCCGACCAGGGCGGCGGACGGGCCGTCCCCACGCCGCGGGAGGCCGGTCTGGAGGACGAGTGCGGACGCGGACTCGCGCTGGTCCGCGCCCTGGCCGACGCATGGGGGGACCGGCCGGGCGTGAACGGCGGACGGGTGGTCTGGGCTCAGATGAGCGTGACCGCCGGCCGCTGACGCCGGGCCCGGCCCCTCGGCGCCGTCACACCGCCGTCGTCCGCTGCTTCCCCGGGGCGGCCGGACCGTCCGCGCGGTCCCGGGAGAGGGCGGCGTCGCGGGTCTCCCGCATGATGAGGTAGACGATGAGCGAGACGGCCGCACACGCCGAGACGTACCAGTAGTACCCGGACTCCGCACCGCCCTTCTTGAACCACAGCGCCACATACTCGGCGGTGCCGCCGAACAGCGCGTTCGCCAGCGCGTACGGCAGGGCCACCCCGAGTGCGCGGACATGGGTGGGGAACAGCTCGGCCTTCACCACGGCGTTGATCGAGGTGTAGCCGGTGACGATGACCAGCGCCGCGAGCGAGAGCAGCAGCGCCCCCGTGAAGGTGTCGGTGTGCGACAGCGCCGTCATGATGGGGACGGTGCCGAGCATCGAGCCGAAGCCGAAGGTGATCAGCAGCGGACGGCGCCCGATCCGGTCCGAGAGCGATCCGGCCAGCGGCTGCAACAGCATGAACAGGAACAGGGCGCAGAAGCTGACCAGCGACGCGTCCGACTTGCTCAGACCGGCCGTGTTCGACAGGTAC is a window of Streptomyces violaceusniger Tu 4113 DNA encoding:
- the pqqD gene encoding pyrroloquinoline quinone biosynthesis peptide chaperone PqqD, translated to MTAADTPPAPETPPAPPEAAGWRPALAPAVSLRHDRVRDAELLVLPERVVVLRGSAARILRLCDGDRDLDAIVAELTSRFPGAPVAEDVPAFLGRMRTEGWVR
- the pqqC gene encoding pyrroloquinoline-quinone synthase PqqC, translated to MSTPRTRLEERLRAVAQERYHDRHPFNVRMHAGELTPAELRRWILNRFHYQRHIPIKDALITAKLDTARLRRMWLRRIQDHDGAADGEGGIERWLRLGEAAGLDRDRLLSGAEVVPGVRLAVDGYVNFCRLRGPLEAVAASLTELSAPGIMLTRIDAFERYYPWIERAGLAYFRNRVDQGRRDSTEALDLVLTWARTPEDEDRAVAALAFKCDVLWSLLDAVEHADTKDGPGEGA
- the pqqA gene encoding pyrroloquinoline quinone precursor peptide PqqA, whose protein sequence is MNDTTPHTAPDATDRTRTDAAETAWQTPDYVVVETALEVTAYSLNAR
- a CDS encoding SDR family NAD(P)-dependent oxidoreductase — translated: MTVIDEGRAEQAAAEEPGIDPERLATCLSVLAELDRLPVDHPDAIMVRRATSGIYRSVKQRRRQERRAAKTAHDKTVTEATATGAADRIDDETLGRALSSSVSTEIAGILARPRSCYVCKTRFVEVDAFYHQLCRDCAAENRARRDARTDLTGRRALLTGGRAKIGMYIALRLLRDGAHTTVTTRFPGDAIRRFKAMPDSGEWLHRLKVVGIDLRDPAQVIALTDEVSAAGPLDILINNAAQTVRRTPQAYAELIAGESAPLPAGELPESLVLGAFGSGAQAALPAPRTPQDGALTPQDLTALALTSGSASPARIEAGTAIDAGGLVPDLDPTNTWVQRVNEVDPVEMLEVQLCNETAPFILVSRLRPAMAASPARRKYVVNVSAMEGKFGRGYKGAGHPHTNMAKAALNMLTRTSAREMFESDAILMTSVDTGWITDERPHPEKMRLAAEGFHAPLDLVDGAARVYDPIVRGESGEDLFGCFLKDYAPTSW
- a CDS encoding discoidin domain-containing protein → MGRRSRRRLGAWLAAVLSLVATLALTGPAPARADVINPRQQWLRDSQAGLFLHWGMRTSPGYTDCSAWEKAVTDGGWKADYWVAEAKQLHASYLVLASFHSRLGYARAWPSAVPGSCSTKRDFLGELIDAANAQGLKVMLYMTDDPQWHAEGGHEWLDSAAYSAYKGHDVDLTTRDGFGEYSYDNFVEVMRKYPKLSGFWIDNDNDYWIDHGLYEKIRADRPGWLLSNNNEDTPIMDTVSNEQKTGMTPAYDYPQAIWTPQPRLTEACFKLPSSGAWWYSGTDSAVDHGLTLGRLISNSGSSVKSLMAETAQVNGRFPSKQEAFNDYAKSYLDKIWGSLGGTEGGGYSYGGLRPGAWNDGAHGVTTVSKTDPDRHFVHVLTRPSGSTLTVRDNGYKATAVTDFRTGKKLNFRQSDGRITISGITGWDPYDTVLAVRTDGRQGVVPASSITASASVSASGHPASAVLDGDPETYWDNSTTLPASVTFDLRSAKSLRYLAVNQREWSVSYARSDTEQSARIRDYQVQVSSDGRDWGSPVASGTLPSARGVAFIDLPATTKRYVRLTVNSTWAAATDTKHYRKLLLDEVRIGTAYPSSGS
- the pqqE gene encoding pyrroloquinoline quinone biosynthesis protein PqqE, with the protein product MTAAPRPWALLAELTHGCPLHCPYCSNPLELVRRSRELSTAEWTEVMRQAGEFGVVHTHLSGGEPLLRPDLAEIVIAAESAGIYTQLVTSGVGLDEPRLAALIAAGLRSVQLSLQHADPAASDRIAGYRSFAAKERAAALVRKAGLPLGINVVLHRDNLDALDAIIQRGLDWGADRIELANTQFYGWALRNRDALLPTRDQLARARETVERRRQRLGGTVDLVWVVPDYFDGVAKPCMGGWGAVSLTVAPDGTALPCPAAASLPDLDPPHVRDHTLEWIWDHSTAFNRYRGEEWMREPCRTCSRRTEDFGGCRCQAYALTGDAARTDPACALSPDHGVIRTLTDAGHPAGAQAPARTGGYAYRKPGGG
- the pqqB gene encoding pyrroloquinoline quinone biosynthesis protein PqqB, with amino-acid sequence MRVRVLGTAAGGGVPQWNCACPGCSGARAHPGWRRRHASLAVQAAEGRWYLVNATPDLGEQVEDCPELHPGPEPRRTPLAGVILTDAELDHTLGIARLREADGIEIVATAPVRNALLTGLHLGEVLTPYARLDWRPLGPEDRPLAEDSPPAVGAVPVSAKRPRYAAGLDAPDDGAPDDDAWVVALRLTDRTTGRSLLYAPALAAWPDAFQRAAESADHVIVDGTFWSDDEPLTSGFGSRTATAMGHLPIDGPDGTARRLAALRARTLYTHLNNTNPLNDPAAPQHTVLRELGVEVAADGMVIDL